The following nucleotide sequence is from Cicer arietinum cultivar CDC Frontier isolate Library 1 chromosome 2, Cicar.CDCFrontier_v2.0, whole genome shotgun sequence.
TTGGAAATAATAATGAGCAAACCATGAACATTGAATTTCCATCACTCAAATCCTCCTTTTTCATCACCTCTACTATGAATCCACCATAACAGATTAGTGAATGAATTTCCATCATCAAAACCATTTAAACTTCTTATATTCTTCAAACCACTTTCATTATCATAAAGACCTTCCAAAGCATACACAAAACCTTTCCATCCTTCTTCAACACCTTCCCTATCCAAAGCAGGCAAAGTCCACTCCACAAGTTCCTTCACATAACCAAAATCAGAAAACAAAACTTCAGAAATTGGAACCAATGGTAAAAGCTGAATCCCTAACCTACACTCTCTCCAAGCAGAAGGTGCAAACCATAATCCACTATCTCTCTTATTAGACCACAAAACTCCCATCATCCTATTCTCTTTTGTAAAATCTTCTTCATAcaaatttccttcctttttaaCATGCCACCACATTTTAGCAGCATCAATTTCCAATGCTAAAAGTGTTGATCCAATATCAACAAGATTAGTATCATCATACGCCGAACCGATCAACGCTGCCGAATAGTATGCATTCACAGCTTCACTAGTACTCTCTTGATTCCTTCCATCTGCAAATTCAGTTAAACCTCCAGCCCAAGAATGCAACTTATAAAGATCGAAACACCTCAAACGCGTGTAATTCGAGTTTGAACTTGCATTCGAGTTCATAAAATCTTCTAATAGTGAATAGGCTTGAGACTTATACTTTTTACTCCAAGATGAATCAATCTTAGCAAGCACTGCAATTCCATAGAGAAAGTATCctaaatgataatgatgatcaTTATATATTCCAAATCCAAAATCAGCACCGGAATCATTAGACCCTTGTTTAGTGACAATCCCTCCCCATTTTTTATCATAGAGAAAACCATTTCCATTGAAAGTTCCATCAAGCCAAGGCTCAATGGATTCTTTCAAATAGTTCTTCACAATTGGAATTGCATCAAGATGATTCACTTCTTCAGCTATCAATGCTAACCTTGCAGCCCTTGCTATCAATTTTCCATAGAAATAAGAAGAACTTGTTGTTATTGGAGTTGACTTTAGACTCTCAACATCTTTCAAAAGAGACGAAATGATTTCGTCGCGCAATTCTTCTTTCACACCTTTGCTTGAGTGCCAAGTAACAGAAACAGGATCAGTTTTCAAAAGCCATGAATCACCAACAACACCAACAAGTTCACCATCAATGCTTTTATACTTGAAATCATTCAAAATTGTAACTTTACTATCATTCTTAGACAAAAGGTGAAGATGAAGAGGATGTGCTAATAGTAGTAAATCTAAGTTATCACTTGAAccttttttctcaaatttataTTCAACACTAAATGGTTCTTTGAACACAGCATCACCTGATAAAGGGTAACAAGAACTAAACTTGTCAAGAAAATCTTCGTTTTTCGAATCGGAGTTTGGTAACAAAGCGATCCGGATTATGCCAGAAAAGGCCTCAGAAGTGATCTCAGAAAGTTCATGACTTAACTTGATCGGCAAGGAAGCGTATAAAATCCATGTTTGATCATTGTTAAGGTGAAAGGTGAACTTGGTAAGGTTATCATTTGAAGAGAAGGAAAGAATTGCATGAATGGTGGAAAAGGAAAGAGGTGTTGGTTTTGTGACAGAAAA
It contains:
- the LOC101499351 gene encoding glucan endo-1,3-beta-D-glucosidase-like — encoded protein: MPNNNKNKPFLFPQIQSTVLPDPSNFFSPNLLSTPLPTNSFFQNFVLKNGDQPEYIHPYLIKSSNSSLSVSYPFHHFNSSFIYQVFNADLTITSSEQKTNQHSNEKHIISSYSDLSVTLDIPSSNLSFFLVRGSPFLTFSVTKPTPLSFSTIHAILSFSSNDNLTKFTFHLNNDQTWILYASLPIKLSHELSEITSEAFSGIIRIALLPNSDSKNEDFLDKFSSCYPLSGDAVFKEPFSVEYKFEKKGSSDNLDLLLLAHPLHLHLLSKNDSKVTILNDFKYKSIDGELVGVVGDSWLLKTDPVSVTWHSSKGVKEELRDEIISSLLKDVESLKSTPITTSSSYFYGKLIARAARLALIAEEVNHLDAIPIVKNYLKESIEPWLDGTFNGNGFLYDKKWGGIVTKQGSNDSGADFGFGIYNDHHYHLGYFLYGIAVLAKIDSSWSKKYKSQAYSLLEDFMNSNASSNSNYTRLRCFDLYKLHSWAGGLTEFADGRNQESTSEAVNAYYSAALIGSAYDDTNLVDIGSTLLALEIDAAKMWWHVKKEGNLYEEDFTKENRMMGVLWSNKRDSGLWFAPSAWRECRLGIQLLPLVPISEVLFSDFGYVKELVEWTLPALDREGVEEGWKGFVYALEGLYDNESGLKNIRSLNGFDDGNSFTNLLWWIHSRGDEKGGFE